A stretch of Synechococcus sp. WH 8020 DNA encodes these proteins:
- the hisD gene encoding histidinol dehydrogenase, which translates to MTVLSNEHPPAGLMRCISTAAQAEQELDRIATRTTGATQREAELRVQEILEQVKREGDQALISLTEKFDGFRPEPLRIDPGLLEQAWNDTPANLRDALDLAHRRIQDFHQRQRPSDLSVSGVHGEQIGRRWRPVHAAGLYIPGGRAAYPSTVLMNAVPAKAAGVKRIAMVTPAGSSGLINTTVLAAAHIAGIREVYRVGGAQAIAALAYGTETVQKVDVISGPGNLFVTLAKKSVYGQVGIDSLAGPSEVLVIADQTAKSEQVAADLLAQAEHDPLAAAILLTTEKELSRSVPAEIERQLASHPRESICRQSLSQWGVIVTCDSLEQCASLSDRFAPEHLELLVERPRMMADRINHAGAIFIGPWSPEAVGDYLAGPNHTLPTCGAARFSGALSVETFMSHTSLIEFNKEALDATGVAVETLAISEGLHSHANSVRIRLQ; encoded by the coding sequence ATGACAGTGCTGAGCAATGAGCATCCGCCTGCCGGTCTCATGCGTTGCATCAGCACCGCGGCGCAAGCTGAACAAGAACTCGATCGGATCGCGACAAGAACAACCGGAGCGACCCAGCGAGAAGCGGAGCTACGGGTGCAAGAGATTTTGGAGCAGGTCAAAAGGGAGGGAGATCAAGCTCTCATAAGCCTCACAGAGAAATTTGATGGCTTCCGCCCAGAACCTCTTCGTATCGACCCAGGCCTACTGGAACAAGCCTGGAATGACACGCCAGCCAACCTTCGTGATGCCTTAGATCTCGCGCACAGACGCATCCAAGACTTTCACCAGCGGCAACGTCCCTCTGACCTCAGCGTTTCTGGTGTTCATGGAGAGCAGATCGGTCGCCGCTGGCGCCCAGTCCATGCAGCAGGCCTTTACATCCCAGGGGGCAGAGCTGCATACCCCAGCACAGTTTTGATGAATGCCGTGCCTGCAAAAGCTGCAGGCGTAAAGCGAATCGCGATGGTCACCCCTGCTGGGTCCAGCGGATTGATCAACACCACTGTTCTTGCAGCCGCTCACATTGCTGGGATCAGGGAGGTGTATCGAGTCGGCGGTGCACAAGCAATCGCAGCTCTTGCCTACGGAACAGAAACCGTCCAGAAGGTTGATGTCATCAGTGGACCAGGAAACCTTTTCGTGACGTTGGCCAAAAAATCGGTCTATGGCCAGGTAGGCATCGATTCTCTCGCAGGTCCAAGTGAAGTCTTGGTGATCGCCGACCAAACGGCCAAATCAGAGCAGGTGGCGGCCGACCTCCTCGCTCAGGCAGAACATGACCCACTGGCAGCAGCCATCCTGCTCACAACGGAAAAGGAGCTCTCTCGATCCGTCCCTGCAGAGATCGAACGTCAGTTGGCGTCCCATCCTCGCGAGAGCATTTGCCGGCAATCCTTAAGCCAATGGGGAGTGATTGTGACTTGCGACAGCCTTGAACAGTGCGCAAGTCTCAGCGATCGCTTCGCCCCAGAGCACCTGGAACTCCTTGTCGAGCGACCAAGAATGATGGCTGACCGCATCAACCACGCAGGTGCCATTTTTATTGGCCCATGGAGTCCAGAGGCGGTCGGAGACTACTTAGCCGGTCCTAACCACACACTCCCCACCTGCGGCGCCGCTCGGTTTAGCGGTGCCCTCAGCGTGGAGACGTTTATGAGTCACACCTCGCTCATCGAGTTCAACAAGGAAGCCCTTGATGCAACCGGGGTGGCTGTGGAGACCTTGGCCATCAGCGAAGGTCTCCACAGCCATGCCAATTCGGTACGGATCCGTCTTCAGTAA
- the rpiA gene encoding ribose-5-phosphate isomerase RpiA, with protein MSDLQTQMKQAVAEAAVAQIRDGMVVGLGSGSTAALMIQGLGARLAAGQLHDIVGVTTSFQGEVLAAELGIPLRALNAIDRIDLAIDGADEVDPSFQLIKGGGACHVQEKLVAARAERFIVVVDSTKLVQRLNLDFLLPVEVLPGAWVQVQSQLKAMGGVAELRMATRKAGPVVTDQGNLVLDVRFEDGISDPIALEREINNLPGVLENGLFVNLADEVLVGEIKDGVAGVRSLERVV; from the coding sequence ATGTCGGATCTCCAAACTCAAATGAAGCAAGCCGTCGCGGAGGCGGCCGTTGCGCAGATTCGTGACGGCATGGTGGTGGGCCTCGGTTCTGGGTCCACTGCCGCTTTGATGATTCAAGGCCTCGGGGCACGACTTGCAGCAGGTCAGCTCCATGACATCGTCGGCGTGACCACCTCGTTTCAAGGAGAGGTGCTTGCCGCTGAGTTGGGGATTCCTCTGCGTGCTTTGAACGCCATTGATCGCATTGATTTAGCGATTGATGGTGCTGATGAAGTGGATCCTTCCTTTCAGTTGATCAAAGGTGGCGGTGCCTGCCATGTACAAGAAAAGCTTGTTGCTGCCCGAGCAGAGCGTTTCATTGTCGTGGTTGATTCCACAAAGCTTGTTCAGCGTTTAAATCTCGATTTCTTACTCCCAGTTGAAGTGCTTCCAGGAGCATGGGTGCAAGTTCAATCCCAGCTCAAAGCAATGGGAGGAGTTGCCGAATTGCGTATGGCAACCCGTAAAGCTGGCCCAGTGGTGACCGACCAGGGCAACCTTGTTTTGGATGTGCGATTTGAGGATGGAATCTCCGATCCGATTGCCCTCGAGCGTGAGATCAACAATCTTCCTGGTGTTTTGGAGAACGGCCTCTTCGTCAACCTTGCTGACGAAGTTCTCGTTGGTGAAATCAAGGATGGCGTTGCTGGAGTCCGAAGTCTTGAGCGTGTGGTGTAA
- a CDS encoding trypsin-like peptidase domain-containing protein, giving the protein MKVFQIIRCCCLTALLVTSCFGSLPVQAADLSFTANGHSFVANAVRDVAPSVVRIDTERLIERQPFDPNLIDPLLRDLLGEPGYGIGPERQRGQGSGVVIDGHGLVLTNAHVVDQVSTVNVTLSDGEQRDGEVIGQDPVTDLALVRLSGRALPSPATLGDSEALEVGDWAIALGTPFGLERTVTLGIVSSLHRNISSLGFSDKRLDLIQTDAAINPGNSGGPLVNASGEVIGINTLVRSGPGAGLGFAIPINLASRVADQLQKDGEVVHPYLGVQLVPLTARIARDHNRDPNALVELPERSGALVQSVLPDSPAQRAGLRRGDLIVQAGDDTIRDPQDLLKQVDQAEIDQPLLLQVLRNGGDLQLSVKPAPLPGMS; this is encoded by the coding sequence ATGAAGGTTTTCCAAATCATTCGCTGTTGTTGCCTGACAGCCCTTCTGGTCACGTCTTGCTTTGGCAGCCTTCCCGTTCAGGCTGCTGATCTCTCCTTTACGGCCAACGGGCACAGCTTTGTTGCCAATGCAGTCCGGGATGTGGCGCCGTCGGTCGTAAGGATTGACACCGAACGCTTGATCGAGCGGCAGCCTTTTGATCCGAATCTGATTGATCCTCTGCTGCGTGATCTCCTGGGAGAACCTGGCTATGGAATTGGCCCTGAGCGACAGAGGGGTCAGGGGTCAGGGGTTGTGATCGATGGACATGGTCTGGTTTTGACCAATGCCCACGTTGTTGATCAAGTCAGCACTGTCAATGTGACCTTGTCCGATGGGGAACAGAGAGACGGGGAAGTGATTGGTCAAGATCCGGTCACCGATCTCGCGCTGGTCCGACTGTCTGGACGAGCTCTTCCCTCCCCGGCAACCTTGGGGGACTCTGAGGCCTTGGAGGTTGGTGATTGGGCGATTGCTTTAGGTACTCCCTTTGGCTTGGAGCGAACGGTCACGTTGGGCATTGTCAGCAGTCTTCATCGCAATATCAGCAGCCTCGGTTTTTCCGATAAGCGTCTGGATCTGATTCAGACCGATGCAGCCATTAACCCTGGTAATTCAGGCGGGCCGCTCGTGAATGCTTCCGGTGAAGTGATTGGCATCAACACGCTGGTTCGCTCTGGTCCAGGGGCCGGATTGGGATTTGCGATCCCGATCAATTTGGCCTCCCGAGTCGCTGATCAACTCCAGAAGGACGGTGAGGTTGTACATCCCTACTTAGGCGTCCAACTTGTTCCTCTCACCGCTCGGATTGCGCGCGACCATAACCGTGATCCCAATGCTCTCGTTGAATTGCCTGAACGCTCCGGTGCCTTGGTGCAATCAGTTCTTCCCGATAGCCCTGCTCAACGGGCTGGATTGAGACGAGGTGATCTCATTGTTCAAGCTGGCGACGACACCATTCGAGATCCTCAGGATTTGTTGAAACAGGTGGACCAAGCTGAAATTGATCAGCCCTTGCTGTTGCAGGTTCTTCGCAATGGGGGAGATCTGCAGCTGTCGGTGAAACCGGCTCCTTTGCCAGGAATGAGCTGA
- the grrP gene encoding extracellular substrate binding-like orphan protein GrrP: protein MRFFKAAATGLIALTAVGLVACQKSAPTSDTEASGQTGNVFETGKLRAVVVDDVLPMVDEKDGKYEGLSFVVLNAIRDQLKSAPENKSDDIVIEPVSIKSAQDGLNKIRSGEADIACGVAFTWERQRTLTYSLPFATSGTRVLAPKGNDGTPDSLKGKTIGVVKDTAAAAVLAKSVDDAQFQFFATPTEALAGLKDGTIEFLGGDTLWLKASREATAPDADLVPTFPYARSSVGCVIADTTPHLLNYSNLAIGQMLTAYVDDNEDVRTAVNKWIGPDSQVGLSENMIGDFFTIVLATTAELSKGS from the coding sequence ATGCGCTTTTTTAAAGCGGCCGCTACCGGCCTGATCGCGCTCACAGCTGTTGGCCTTGTGGCCTGCCAAAAGTCTGCTCCCACGAGTGACACAGAGGCGTCAGGCCAAACAGGCAATGTGTTTGAGACCGGAAAGCTGAGAGCCGTCGTTGTGGACGATGTGCTTCCCATGGTTGACGAGAAAGATGGCAAATACGAAGGGCTTTCTTTCGTGGTGCTTAATGCCATCCGCGATCAGCTGAAATCAGCTCCTGAAAACAAGTCCGATGACATTGTGATCGAGCCTGTTTCCATCAAGTCTGCTCAGGATGGACTGAACAAAATTCGTTCCGGAGAAGCTGATATCGCTTGTGGCGTTGCCTTCACTTGGGAGAGACAAAGAACGCTTACCTACAGCTTGCCCTTCGCAACAAGCGGCACGCGTGTTTTAGCTCCCAAAGGGAATGACGGAACACCAGACAGCCTTAAAGGAAAAACAATTGGTGTCGTGAAAGACACGGCTGCAGCGGCAGTCCTGGCTAAATCCGTTGATGACGCCCAGTTCCAATTCTTCGCGACCCCTACAGAGGCTCTTGCAGGCCTTAAGGACGGAACGATTGAATTCCTCGGTGGGGACACCCTCTGGCTGAAAGCCAGTCGAGAGGCAACGGCTCCGGATGCTGATCTGGTCCCCACATTCCCTTACGCAAGATCCAGCGTCGGCTGTGTGATTGCGGACACCACTCCTCACCTACTGAATTACAGCAACTTGGCCATCGGTCAGATGCTGACCGCTTATGTGGACGACAACGAAGACGTACGCACAGCCGTCAACAAGTGGATTGGTCCTGATAGTCAGGTTGGGCTCAGCGAAAACATGATCGGCGATTTCTTCACCATCGTGCTCGCAACGACAGCTGAATTATCCAAAGGCTCCTGA
- the grrA gene encoding GrrA/OscA1 family cyclophane-containing rSAM-modified RiPP — MNKTTLLSIAAILASSSVLTDASHSAVLSEPDLGNALEQRIEKLSSDTWERLGVSHHNDGQTIARAWGNGNGRAWGNGGGRGRAFGNGGGRGFANGYRAGFANW, encoded by the coding sequence ATGAACAAAACAACCCTCCTCAGCATCGCTGCAATTCTCGCGTCAAGCTCTGTCCTGACAGACGCCTCGCACTCAGCTGTTCTCAGCGAGCCCGATCTAGGGAATGCTCTGGAACAGCGCATTGAGAAGCTCTCGAGTGACACTTGGGAGCGATTAGGAGTCAGTCATCACAACGATGGCCAGACCATTGCTCGAGCATGGGGCAATGGCAACGGCCGCGCCTGGGGCAACGGTGGTGGCCGTGGACGTGCCTTTGGCAACGGGGGCGGAAGGGGCTTCGCCAATGGCTATCGCGCAGGTTTCGCCAATTGGTAA
- the grrM gene encoding cyclophane-forming radical SAM/SPASM peptide maturase GrrM/OscB: MVNHADYGPIGLLVIQATSLCNLDCSYCYLPDRQKRRIFDLNQLPVLLNRVYESPFWGPQLSILWHAGEPLTLPCSFYDEASAIVREQTAELQEQGVQIEQHVQTNATLINDAWCECFQRNQIVVGVSVDGPEEIHDSHRRFRNGIGSHALTMRGIRKLQDHAIPIHAIAVLTSAAIEDPERMYSFFRDNGIQDLGFNVEEQEGINASSSMQGLSREKQYHNFLKCFWECNQRDGFPIRLREFDQITEMMASGQRLLQNEMNRPYSILSVDSAGNFSTFDPELLSVETKKYGLFNLGNIRDQSLVGAAETETFRQLLQDMTIGTTLCRDQCDYYGFCGGGTGSNKYWEHGTLASSETCACRFSTQIPVNVLLEQIETQGVKTP; encoded by the coding sequence TTGGTAAACCACGCTGATTACGGACCCATCGGCCTCTTGGTGATTCAGGCCACATCGCTCTGCAACCTTGATTGCAGTTACTGCTACTTGCCTGATCGCCAGAAACGACGGATCTTTGATCTCAATCAATTACCTGTTTTGCTGAACAGGGTGTATGAGAGCCCCTTTTGGGGCCCTCAGCTTTCAATCCTCTGGCATGCTGGCGAACCACTGACGCTGCCTTGCAGCTTTTACGACGAGGCAAGTGCCATCGTGCGTGAGCAAACAGCTGAGCTGCAGGAGCAAGGGGTTCAGATTGAGCAGCATGTGCAAACCAATGCGACGTTGATCAACGACGCCTGGTGTGAATGCTTTCAGCGCAATCAAATTGTTGTAGGTGTGAGCGTTGACGGGCCAGAAGAGATCCATGATTCCCATCGCCGTTTTCGCAATGGCATTGGATCTCATGCTCTAACAATGCGTGGCATTCGAAAACTTCAAGATCACGCGATTCCTATCCATGCGATCGCTGTACTCACGAGTGCGGCCATCGAAGATCCAGAGAGGATGTACTCCTTTTTCCGTGACAATGGAATTCAGGATCTCGGCTTCAATGTCGAAGAGCAAGAAGGTATTAACGCCAGCTCTTCCATGCAGGGACTAAGCCGAGAAAAGCAATATCACAACTTCTTAAAATGTTTTTGGGAGTGCAATCAAAGGGACGGTTTTCCGATTCGCCTGCGTGAATTCGATCAAATCACTGAGATGATGGCCAGTGGGCAAAGACTGCTTCAGAACGAAATGAATCGCCCATACTCGATCTTGAGTGTGGATTCAGCAGGTAATTTTTCCACTTTTGATCCTGAACTCCTCTCCGTGGAAACCAAGAAATATGGATTGTTCAATTTAGGAAATATTCGTGATCAATCCCTCGTCGGTGCCGCTGAAACCGAGACATTTCGCCAATTGCTTCAAGACATGACCATTGGGACAACGCTTTGCCGTGATCAATGTGACTACTACGGCTTCTGCGGCGGCGGAACTGGAAGCAACAAGTACTGGGAGCATGGAACCTTGGCCTCTAGTGAAACCTGTGCCTGCCGTTTTTCAACCCAAATCCCAGTGAACGTTCTTCTCGAACAAATTGAAACCCAGGGTGTAAAAACACCTTAA
- the rimP gene encoding ribosome maturation factor RimP, whose amino-acid sequence MPHPLLPDLKELASAIAVDHGFELADLQVLAHMQPMTVLIQIRRSSGDDVTLDDCAAFSAPMGEALENAAVLNEAYVLEISSPGIGEHLQSDRDFQTFRRYPVDVIHRDAEGTEKKHSGTLLERTEDHIKISIHGRIKQISRDSVISVELTSPTG is encoded by the coding sequence TTGCCCCATCCTCTGCTCCCAGATCTAAAGGAATTGGCCTCTGCCATAGCCGTAGACCACGGGTTCGAGCTGGCTGATTTGCAGGTCCTAGCCCACATGCAACCCATGACGGTGCTGATCCAAATTCGCCGTTCCAGCGGAGACGATGTGACCTTGGATGATTGTGCTGCTTTCAGTGCACCGATGGGAGAAGCCCTGGAAAATGCTGCTGTTCTCAACGAGGCTTATGTCCTGGAGATCAGTAGTCCAGGGATCGGAGAACATCTTCAATCGGATCGCGATTTCCAGACTTTTCGTCGCTATCCGGTCGACGTGATTCACCGTGACGCTGAGGGGACTGAAAAGAAACATTCCGGGACCCTTTTAGAGCGAACGGAAGACCACATCAAGATCAGTATTCACGGGCGAATTAAACAGATCTCGCGGGACTCCGTGATTTCTGTTGAGCTCACTAGTCCTACTGGCTGA
- the nusA gene encoding transcription termination factor NusA: MALVLLPGLSNLIEDISEEKKLAPQVVEAALREALLKGYERYRRTLYLGISEDPFDEEYFSNFDVALDLDEEGYRVLASKIIVDEVESEDHQIALAEVMQVAEDAQAGDTVVLDVTPEKEDFGRMAAATTKQVLAQKLRDQQRRMIQEEFADLEDPVLTARVIRFERQSIIMAVSSGLGRPEVEAELPRRDQLPNDNYRANATFKVFLKEVSEVPRRGPQLFVSRANAGLVVYLFENEVPEIQEGSVRIVAVAREANPPSRSVGPRTKVAVDSIEREVDPVGACIGARGSRIQQVVNELRGEKIDVIRWSQDPSQYIANSLSPARVEVVRLVDPEGQHAHVLVPPDQLSLAIGREGQNVRLAARLTGWKIDIKNSTEYDQTAEDAVVAELISQREEEEALQREAEERLAVEQAARAEEDARLRELYPLPEDEEGYTEDGEYYEDAEAAVEEPVAEAVEESVETAETELQAEDQITKQPEQLDDELDSEDAPSTSDEEEGAR, encoded by the coding sequence ATGGCTCTCGTCCTTCTCCCCGGCCTCAGCAACCTGATCGAAGACATCAGCGAGGAAAAGAAACTCGCCCCTCAGGTCGTTGAGGCTGCCTTACGAGAAGCACTTTTAAAAGGCTATGAGCGCTATCGGCGCACCCTTTATTTAGGGATTAGTGAAGATCCTTTCGATGAAGAATATTTCAGCAATTTTGATGTCGCCCTCGATTTAGACGAAGAGGGCTATCGGGTTCTCGCCAGCAAAATCATTGTTGATGAGGTTGAAAGCGAAGACCACCAAATCGCCTTGGCCGAGGTCATGCAAGTGGCTGAAGACGCCCAGGCCGGCGACACTGTCGTACTCGATGTCACTCCCGAGAAAGAGGATTTCGGTCGCATGGCAGCCGCCACGACCAAACAAGTTTTGGCTCAGAAGCTGCGCGATCAACAGCGACGGATGATCCAAGAGGAATTTGCTGATCTCGAAGATCCAGTCCTGACTGCTCGCGTGATTCGATTCGAGCGTCAATCGATCATCATGGCCGTGAGTTCGGGTCTTGGCCGTCCCGAGGTCGAAGCTGAATTGCCCAGGCGCGATCAGCTCCCCAACGACAACTACCGCGCCAACGCCACCTTCAAAGTCTTTCTTAAAGAGGTCAGCGAAGTGCCTCGCCGTGGACCTCAACTCTTTGTGAGTCGAGCCAATGCAGGGCTGGTGGTTTATCTCTTCGAAAATGAAGTTCCTGAGATCCAAGAGGGCTCGGTACGCATCGTTGCCGTTGCCCGTGAAGCCAATCCACCATCGAGATCGGTCGGGCCTCGGACCAAGGTGGCTGTCGACAGCATCGAGAGAGAGGTCGATCCTGTTGGAGCGTGCATCGGAGCCCGGGGATCACGCATTCAACAAGTCGTGAATGAACTCCGTGGCGAAAAAATTGATGTCATCCGCTGGTCCCAAGACCCCAGCCAGTACATCGCCAACTCGCTGAGTCCAGCTCGCGTCGAAGTTGTGCGTCTTGTTGATCCCGAAGGGCAACATGCCCATGTGTTGGTGCCGCCCGATCAACTCAGTCTTGCCATCGGTCGAGAAGGTCAGAATGTTCGTCTTGCAGCTCGATTAACGGGTTGGAAAATTGACATCAAGAACTCAACGGAATACGACCAAACCGCAGAGGATGCTGTTGTTGCTGAGCTCATCTCCCAAAGGGAAGAGGAAGAAGCCCTTCAACGTGAAGCGGAAGAGCGCTTAGCCGTTGAACAGGCAGCCAGGGCCGAGGAAGATGCTCGACTTCGTGAGCTGTATCCGCTTCCCGAAGACGAGGAGGGATACACCGAAGATGGAGAGTATTACGAGGATGCTGAAGCAGCGGTCGAGGAACCCGTGGCCGAAGCCGTAGAGGAGTCAGTCGAAACAGCTGAGACCGAATTGCAAGCTGAAGATCAGATCACAAAACAACCTGAACAACTGGACGACGAGCTCGATTCTGAGGATGCCCCCAGCACAAGCGATGAAGAGGAAGGAGCCCGGTGA
- a CDS encoding YlxR family protein yields MNVSRPVLRRCVACRQLLDRSMLLRVIRDHQEGVLLDQGMGRSAYLCPTEACFEEARRRKRLQKSLRCQVPEDVMTALQERLTEPRVAAAEAR; encoded by the coding sequence GTGAACGTTTCGCGCCCCGTCCTCCGTCGCTGTGTCGCCTGCCGTCAGCTGCTCGATCGCAGCATGCTTTTGCGAGTGATTCGTGACCATCAGGAAGGGGTCCTCCTCGATCAGGGAATGGGCCGATCGGCCTACCTCTGCCCGACTGAGGCCTGTTTTGAAGAGGCACGCCGCCGCAAAAGGCTTCAGAAATCCCTGCGTTGCCAGGTTCCTGAAGACGTAATGACGGCGCTGCAAGAGCGGCTCACCGAACCTCGGGTTGCAGCCGCTGAGGCAAGATGA